A genome region from Planctomycetaceae bacterium includes the following:
- a CDS encoding autotransporter-associated beta strand repeat-containing protein — translation MKHTMMAGLAAAVMAVFAASANAADIYLDGSDAAGASSFNTGANWTGDAAPSAGNNYLTGAYTLRASTTASQTFAGDTLTVGPGGTLIVFNVPFGANDSGTILPKLYLNGATILNGATTGTSQIRAYSGYTSDSLAKRELQKMYLDGDVILDSSAGGKLEVAAQFVGAGGVTIKGNVSYSYTPLNGYHHVHAYSGDTVIDPGATLSLTYCYMPYGAGKGDVIVNGTFTPFRDANINGLYGSGIVNAPGGSNALIVGNDGADGDFSGRIQGGILRKTGAGTQILTGANTYTGGTQVNGGSLLVNNITASGTGTGAVAVNNGGTLGGSGFIGGPVTVAAGGKLSPGASAGMLTINNSLNISAALGGAAGSMLFDLGDTVTLSGASVLTIGSGLLEWDDFVFSGAPTGPAVYTLFNTSAAISGTLGTNLSGKIGGLDATLSLDGSGQDILLTVIPEPATMTLLVLGGVAALIRRRR, via the coding sequence ATGAAACACACAATGATGGCAGGTTTGGCCGCAGCGGTGATGGCGGTCTTTGCAGCCTCCGCAAACGCCGCGGACATCTACTTGGACGGCAGTGACGCCGCGGGCGCCTCCAGCTTCAACACAGGGGCAAACTGGACCGGCGATGCCGCCCCGAGCGCGGGGAACAACTACTTGACCGGCGCGTACACGCTGCGCGCCTCGACAACGGCCTCGCAGACCTTCGCGGGCGACACTCTGACCGTCGGCCCCGGCGGGACATTGATCGTCTTCAACGTGCCCTTTGGGGCAAACGATAGCGGGACTATTCTTCCCAAACTGTATCTCAACGGCGCCACGATCCTCAATGGCGCAACAACCGGCACCTCCCAGATTCGCGCCTACTCGGGCTACACGTCGGACTCCCTCGCAAAACGCGAGTTGCAGAAGATGTACCTGGACGGCGACGTGATCTTGGACTCCAGCGCGGGAGGCAAGTTGGAGGTGGCCGCTCAGTTCGTCGGCGCCGGCGGCGTCACGATCAAGGGCAATGTCAGCTATTCGTACACGCCCCTCAACGGATATCATCATGTGCATGCCTATTCCGGCGACACCGTCATCGATCCGGGCGCAACGTTGTCTCTGACTTACTGCTACATGCCCTATGGCGCAGGCAAGGGCGATGTAATTGTGAATGGAACCTTCACTCCGTTTCGCGACGCAAATATCAACGGCCTCTATGGCAGCGGCATAGTCAACGCTCCTGGCGGCAGCAACGCTCTGATCGTGGGCAATGATGGCGCCGACGGTGATTTCTCCGGGAGGATTCAGGGTGGGATTCTGAGGAAGACAGGCGCCGGCACGCAAATTCTCACCGGCGCCAACACCTATACAGGCGGCACGCAGGTCAACGGTGGCTCGCTGCTGGTCAATAACATCACCGCATCGGGCACGGGGACCGGGGCTGTGGCCGTCAACAACGGCGGCACCCTCGGCGGCAGCGGCTTTATCGGCGGCCCGGTGACGGTGGCCGCCGGCGGCAAGCTCTCGCCAGGGGCCTCAGCGGGGATGCTGACCATCAATAACAGCCTGAATATCTCCGCCGCCCTGGGCGGCGCGGCCGGGTCCATGCTCTTTGATCTGGGCGACACGGTGACCCTGAGCGGGGCATCCGTGCTGACCATCGGCAGCGGCCTGCTCGAGTGGGACGACTTCGTCTTCTCCGGAGCGCCGACCGGACCGGCCGTCTACACGCTGTTCAATACCAGCGCGGCCATCAGCGGCACGCTGGGGACGAATCTCAGCGGCAAGATCGGCGGCCTCGACGCCACACTGAGCCTGGACGGTTCCGGCCAGGACATTCTGCTGACGGTCATCCCCGAGCCGGCAACGATGACCTTGCTCGTTCTGGGCGGCGTGGCTGCCCTGATCCGCCGCAGGAGATAG
- a CDS encoding diguanylate cyclase: MRLSMEIVDRMNEGVGLTRCRDGVVVYGNPAIIRMFGFDPEEVVGNHFTWLLTEEDKAPGGRAEQVVEHLMKYKAWKGEVRGFRKDGSVIWVNLTVTTLNHPEHGEVWMGIYQDITEKKQAQDQLHQEHNTIQAILDASPESAGLLACDGTVLAANATMASRLGSGVDDLVGKWIGGFMPPEVAARRQQRLEEAVGTGKPVRFRDTRDQRVFDTTFCPVLDDAGKVLHVALFSHDVTELAGTMADLELANELYRKAAHTDHLTGLPNRRCFMDALNRELYRVGRYGGQGIVGIIDVDGFKALNDAHGHAFGDRVLVELSTVLRDQLRNSDVVGRYAGDEFTLLMPNACPQGAAAVIDRIRAAMIALAPAPHIAPIPVTFSAGLAMTLAGQSPEDLLHKADGALYAAKAAGRNCTRLAQ; the protein is encoded by the coding sequence ATGCGTCTGAGCATGGAGATTGTGGACCGCATGAACGAAGGCGTCGGGCTTACCCGCTGCCGCGACGGCGTTGTGGTCTATGGCAATCCGGCGATCATCCGCATGTTCGGCTTCGATCCCGAGGAAGTCGTCGGCAACCATTTCACGTGGCTGCTGACGGAGGAAGACAAGGCCCCGGGCGGGCGAGCCGAGCAGGTCGTCGAACATCTCATGAAGTACAAGGCCTGGAAGGGCGAGGTGCGCGGCTTCCGCAAGGACGGCAGCGTGATCTGGGTGAACCTCACCGTCACGACCCTGAACCATCCCGAGCATGGCGAAGTGTGGATGGGAATCTACCAGGACATCACCGAAAAGAAGCAAGCCCAGGATCAACTCCACCAGGAACACAATACCATCCAGGCTATCCTCGACGCCTCCCCCGAGTCGGCCGGCCTGCTCGCCTGCGACGGCACGGTTCTGGCCGCCAATGCCACGATGGCCTCGCGCCTGGGGTCTGGGGTCGATGATCTGGTGGGCAAGTGGATCGGAGGATTCATGCCACCCGAGGTGGCCGCCCGACGCCAGCAGCGCCTGGAGGAGGCTGTCGGGACAGGCAAACCGGTCCGGTTCCGGGACACCCGAGACCAGCGCGTCTTTGACACCACCTTCTGTCCGGTGCTCGATGATGCGGGAAAGGTCCTGCACGTCGCTCTCTTTTCACACGACGTGACCGAGCTGGCGGGGACCATGGCCGACCTGGAACTGGCCAACGAACTGTACCGCAAAGCCGCCCACACTGACCATCTGACGGGCCTGCCTAACCGGCGGTGCTTTATGGACGCCCTCAATCGCGAACTGTACCGCGTCGGGCGCTATGGCGGGCAGGGGATCGTCGGCATTATTGACGTCGACGGATTCAAGGCCCTCAACGACGCCCACGGCCACGCCTTCGGCGACCGGGTGCTGGTCGAGTTGTCGACGGTTCTGCGCGACCAGCTTCGCAACAGCGACGTGGTTGGGCGCTACGCCGGCGACGAGTTCACGCTGCTGATGCCCAACGCTTGCCCCCAAGGCGCGGCGGCGGTTATCGACCGCATTCGGGCGGCCATGATCGCCCTGGCGCCCGCGCCGCACATCGCGCCGATTCCTGTGACCTTCAGCGCCGGTCTGGCGATGACGCTTGCCGGGCAGTCGCCGGAGGACCTGCTGCACAAGGCCGACGGCGCCCTCTACGCCGCCAAAGCCGCCGGACGAAACTGCACGCGCCTGGCGCAATAG
- a CDS encoding PQQ-binding-like beta-propeller repeat protein produces MRASCIIGLLLAAIVLFPLPALAGGALAASDAADVTAQMDGLIEGARYEQCLALIARWQKEVIAGSDLRMVAWEIDFMNSEVDHAAFGKEHLYFCYCKPNSRAGAPGLKTNLASVEPSGSAASSHVVVCVEMRTGRILWSRPVEGLSRMAVDPATDTLYLIGQVSVIALPSDAGGPQVYPLEKGTRVIGLLSKSGIVLAAAAGLASEWNSQRSFLFSAALRSVVSVDLGQQAVLSPDEKTRLVMQTSSRDGFDNKIVCCRIADGSQLWSYQAQGFRGGAMPKFFDGDVIWMSGVTGQKAQAVRLSGSTGKVLWNTLVPNGAYKPGNPQGNMNPLMPLSDGRRLLAIDGRGTLHCLDPASGAITSTARPIENHLCTPAEVGDLMVFCGHSCVRAVPKATLTNRPGQRLDEREVLVRKARCLTGLGRLDEAMATLDYVLARGELCAAAWQARAAVCHARKDSLEESFSLCRYAQLSNLLKCPELRAWGLLGMTFLGSRPALQIAHAGGPELYVGTVNGDLWEIWPETLDKRLVMNSEKEIDALVVSSSFSICPSIGPADYATVAAVRSGSDRHNLFYRGKYYAALPEGKVRIAKDGHGTDLSSPLKGITTWHLHMSPSGPLGYGTGGIYELDEHLCPKVALMEQDPAGFTILSMRSLGDSLGVLTQRSDGLYLQVYGASDMKLRREVYLGRGPSHPPHDDQFVVLGEGYLFSDRQLTWVSGRPDGGVWQFGPPLRYTQRRLRNRWRYFSSPVVRDGRMLVAAIDGYVYGFDTAAILNSRPPAQDKPPTTRER; encoded by the coding sequence ATGCGCGCATCGTGCATAATCGGGTTGCTTCTTGCAGCGATCGTCTTGTTCCCACTGCCGGCCCTGGCGGGCGGTGCGCTGGCGGCCTCGGACGCTGCAGACGTAACGGCGCAGATGGATGGCCTCATAGAAGGTGCACGATACGAGCAATGCCTGGCCCTGATCGCGCGGTGGCAGAAAGAGGTTATCGCCGGATCTGATCTGCGGATGGTGGCGTGGGAGATCGACTTCATGAACTCCGAGGTCGATCATGCCGCCTTCGGCAAGGAACATCTGTACTTCTGCTATTGCAAACCCAACTCACGCGCCGGGGCTCCGGGCCTCAAGACAAACCTTGCCTCAGTGGAGCCCAGCGGCTCGGCGGCGTCCTCTCACGTTGTCGTGTGCGTCGAGATGCGGACGGGGCGGATCCTCTGGTCACGGCCGGTGGAAGGCCTGAGCCGAATGGCAGTCGATCCGGCGACCGACACGCTCTACCTGATAGGCCAAGTCTCGGTAATCGCCCTGCCCAGCGACGCCGGCGGGCCGCAGGTCTATCCGCTGGAGAAAGGCACCAGAGTTATCGGGCTGCTGAGCAAGTCGGGGATCGTTCTTGCGGCCGCTGCCGGTTTGGCAAGCGAGTGGAATAGCCAGCGGAGCTTTCTTTTCTCGGCCGCTCTACGATCTGTCGTGAGTGTCGACTTAGGCCAGCAGGCAGTCCTCAGCCCGGATGAAAAGACCCGCCTCGTGATGCAAACAAGTAGCCGCGATGGCTTCGATAACAAGATTGTCTGTTGCCGGATCGCCGATGGTTCGCAGTTATGGAGTTATCAGGCGCAGGGGTTTCGCGGTGGCGCCATGCCGAAGTTCTTCGACGGCGACGTCATCTGGATGTCCGGCGTCACCGGTCAGAAGGCGCAGGCAGTCCGGCTCAGCGGGAGTACGGGAAAGGTTCTTTGGAACACGCTGGTGCCCAATGGGGCCTACAAGCCCGGCAACCCCCAGGGCAACATGAACCCGTTGATGCCCCTCAGCGATGGCCGGCGCCTGCTGGCCATTGACGGCAGGGGAACGTTGCATTGTCTCGACCCGGCCAGCGGGGCCATCACTTCGACCGCCCGGCCGATAGAGAACCACCTCTGCACTCCCGCGGAAGTGGGCGACCTGATGGTCTTCTGCGGGCATAGCTGCGTGCGGGCCGTACCGAAGGCGACGCTGACGAACCGTCCTGGCCAGCGTCTGGACGAGCGCGAAGTCCTGGTGCGCAAAGCAAGATGTCTGACGGGGCTTGGGCGGCTGGACGAAGCGATGGCAACGCTGGACTACGTGCTGGCGCGAGGTGAACTCTGCGCTGCCGCGTGGCAGGCGCGGGCGGCTGTCTGCCACGCGAGAAAGGACTCGCTCGAAGAGTCCTTCTCCCTGTGCCGCTATGCCCAGCTTTCGAACTTGTTGAAGTGCCCGGAACTTCGGGCCTGGGGGCTGCTGGGGATGACTTTTCTGGGCAGCCGGCCGGCGCTGCAGATCGCTCACGCCGGGGGGCCCGAATTGTACGTGGGCACGGTCAACGGAGACCTGTGGGAGATCTGGCCCGAGACCCTCGACAAGCGCCTGGTGATGAACAGTGAGAAAGAAATCGACGCCTTGGTAGTCAGCTCGAGCTTTTCTATCTGCCCGTCCATCGGGCCAGCGGATTATGCGACGGTCGCCGCTGTCCGTAGCGGCTCTGACCGCCACAACCTGTTCTATCGCGGCAAGTACTACGCCGCCCTGCCAGAGGGTAAGGTGCGAATTGCCAAGGATGGGCATGGAACGGATCTGTCCTCGCCGCTGAAGGGTATCACCACGTGGCACCTCCACATGTCGCCATCAGGCCCGCTGGGCTACGGAACCGGGGGCATCTATGAGCTCGACGAGCACCTGTGCCCCAAAGTGGCGCTGATGGAGCAGGACCCTGCCGGCTTTACCATCCTGAGCATGCGCAGCCTGGGCGACTCCCTGGGCGTGCTGACGCAGAGAAGCGATGGGCTTTACCTCCAGGTGTACGGCGCGAGCGACATGAAACTGCGTCGCGAGGTGTACCTGGGCCGCGGGCCCTCGCACCCGCCCCACGACGATCAATTCGTGGTGCTGGGGGAAGGTTATCTCTTCAGCGACCGTCAACTGACGTGGGTCAGCGGACGACCCGACGGCGGGGTCTGGCAATTCGGGCCTCCTCTGAGGTACACGCAGCGACGGCTCCGCAACCGTTGGCGCTATTTCAGCAGTCCCGTGGTGCGCGACGGGCGGATGCTGGTAGCCGCCATCGACGGTTATGTTTACGGCTTCGACACCGCCGCCATTCTCAATAGCCGCCCGCCCGCGCAGGACAAGCCCCCCACAACGCGCGAAAGATGA
- a CDS encoding PA14 domain-containing protein translates to MKRLNWMLVAMTAAMLALPMLCLAEEPQFLIDRSPVLRPEAREVVSLFRYEHAISPGVTIPDGYVDGGRGMGIHSSGRVTSSREILVVDRVKDKRLQESLKFARSPELKALKPQERASRLQKHIHYIMGKRKDRKTPLRNVDALDGKYGGQGVLIGDVGDLCNDGVCRHQSLMFKVLGDEAGLNVAIVRGYYGGAHAWNELHLDDGTVFLFDVLNSKHFYGLKHPHVARYLNMGRKPMYADGMLPPRSTYIAPAEPTTVGASMLKIVAPGMRQQIFYTLDGSEPTKNSLRYTQPVALNKAATVKAVAYNAKDEPGKVVSKNLGVLEWLNPVKITGVTPGLKYGYYDAKDAKDVPDFETLKAEKTGRCDTFDISPGKGKDHFAMLFSGYIRISADGVYTFSVTADDGSKLWIGSDCVVDNGGRHGPQTRSGRIALKAGLHPLKLGYFDYVADESLSVTWKTPNATAETPVPAAALVSPN, encoded by the coding sequence ATGAAACGATTGAACTGGATGCTTGTGGCGATGACGGCCGCGATGCTGGCCCTGCCGATGCTCTGCCTTGCGGAGGAGCCACAGTTCCTGATCGACCGCTCGCCGGTTCTGAGGCCTGAGGCTCGCGAGGTCGTCTCGCTGTTCCGGTACGAGCACGCTATTTCGCCGGGCGTGACGATCCCAGACGGCTACGTCGACGGCGGGCGCGGAATGGGCATCCATTCCAGCGGCCGCGTCACCAGCAGCCGCGAGATTCTCGTCGTCGACCGTGTCAAGGACAAGCGTTTGCAGGAGTCGCTGAAGTTCGCTCGCAGCCCGGAGCTCAAGGCCCTCAAGCCCCAGGAGCGGGCGTCGCGCCTGCAGAAGCACATCCACTACATCATGGGCAAACGCAAGGACCGCAAGACCCCGCTGCGCAACGTCGACGCCCTCGACGGCAAGTACGGCGGCCAGGGCGTGCTGATCGGCGACGTCGGCGACCTGTGCAATGACGGCGTCTGCCGCCACCAGTCGCTGATGTTCAAGGTGCTCGGCGACGAGGCGGGGCTGAACGTGGCCATCGTGCGCGGCTACTATGGCGGCGCCCACGCCTGGAACGAACTGCACCTCGACGACGGCACGGTCTTCCTCTTCGATGTGCTCAACTCCAAGCACTTCTACGGGCTCAAGCACCCCCACGTCGCGCGCTATCTCAACATGGGCCGCAAGCCCATGTACGCCGATGGCATGCTGCCGCCCCGCTCGACGTACATCGCACCGGCAGAGCCCACCACCGTCGGCGCCAGCATGCTCAAGATCGTCGCCCCCGGCATGCGCCAGCAGATCTTCTACACCCTCGATGGCTCCGAGCCGACGAAGAACTCCCTGCGCTACACGCAGCCGGTCGCGCTGAACAAGGCCGCGACCGTCAAGGCCGTCGCGTATAACGCCAAGGACGAGCCCGGCAAAGTCGTCAGCAAGAACCTAGGCGTGCTGGAGTGGCTCAACCCCGTCAAGATCACCGGCGTGACCCCGGGCCTCAAGTACGGCTACTACGACGCCAAGGATGCCAAGGACGTTCCGGACTTCGAGACGCTCAAGGCCGAAAAGACCGGGCGATGCGACACGTTCGACATCAGCCCCGGCAAGGGCAAAGACCACTTCGCGATGTTGTTCAGCGGATACATCCGCATCAGCGCCGACGGCGTGTACACCTTCAGTGTCACCGCCGACGACGGCTCGAAGCTCTGGATCGGCTCGGACTGCGTGGTCGACAACGGCGGCCGCCACGGCCCGCAGACCCGCTCGGGCCGTATCGCCCTCAAAGCCGGTCTGCACCCGCTGAAGCTGGGCTACTTCGACTACGTCGCCGACGAGAGCCTCTCGGTGACCTGGAAGACGCCCAACGCCACGGCCGAAACTCCAGTCCCCGCCGCGGCGCTGGTGAGCCCGAACTGA
- a CDS encoding right-handed parallel beta-helix repeat-containing protein, giving the protein MAATTDFYVSPSGVDSNPGTSEKPFATAARARDAVRKLVAAGLRAPVTVYLAGGTYYLSEGLALGAEDSGTAEHSITYRSVEGQTAVLVGGAPLTGWRKHKGEIYVADLPVAQPFHAVNAQAGKPVPTAQPVPLQLFENGKRLTLARIPKKGYFHTDSGDKASSLIYHARDFDPTGWNVKPGRVFLWPVNDWFSREEPIKSIDPAKHKITLTGKAITISGNNRFFVRNVLDLLTAPGECVIDHAAGVVYAWPADGPIDKQTMVLPTAKHVIEVRGREGAPVRNVHFADLDIGVANEHAMMFDGVEDCSVQRCRVENAGLCGISIHGYAQRVVVRGNEIRRHGQHGVNLSGLRAGQADVNHHHEIVNNHIHHCGRLIGHGYGVSISQSGHNRVLHNHIHDMPRYATTIKGTRYQVLKTQVAGVTFKNRHTFLHSRNNLIAYNHIHHVNQDSQDTGAMESWGPGRDNVYDHNLIHDVGVGGFSHDLQSGMYLDDATDYFTLTNNIIYNIGGKTLCQPIFVKGIGNVIDNNVLIVAANNDCGIRSMFMADERCDHHAYTHNIIVLQNPKAVPYHFWTWSDNRVAASDHNVFWNAGKGIAMGGDTPAKTLDAWRALGGKGFDKHSIVADPLFENAAAHDYRLKPNSPALTLGIKSIDTSAIGLLADFPARLREK; this is encoded by the coding sequence ATGGCCGCAACGACCGATTTCTATGTTTCTCCCTCCGGCGTCGATAGCAATCCCGGCACCAGCGAAAAGCCCTTCGCCACGGCGGCGCGGGCGCGCGATGCGGTGCGAAAGCTCGTCGCGGCGGGGCTCAGGGCGCCGGTCACAGTGTACCTGGCGGGCGGCACGTATTATCTGAGCGAGGGGCTGGCGCTGGGGGCGGAAGATTCCGGCACGGCGGAGCATTCCATCACGTATCGCAGCGTCGAGGGGCAGACGGCCGTCCTCGTCGGCGGCGCGCCGCTGACCGGGTGGCGAAAGCACAAGGGCGAGATCTACGTGGCGGATCTGCCGGTGGCACAGCCTTTCCATGCTGTGAATGCACAGGCTGGAAAGCCTGTGCCCACCGCACAGCCTGTGCCATTGCAGCTTTTTGAGAACGGCAAACGACTGACGCTGGCGCGGATTCCGAAGAAGGGATACTTCCATACCGACTCCGGCGACAAGGCCTCGTCGCTGATCTACCACGCCCGCGATTTCGACCCGACCGGCTGGAACGTCAAACCGGGCCGCGTCTTCCTCTGGCCGGTGAATGACTGGTTCAGCCGCGAGGAACCGATCAAGTCGATTGACCCGGCCAAACACAAGATCACGCTGACGGGCAAGGCGATCACCATCTCGGGCAACAACCGCTTCTTCGTCCGCAACGTTCTGGACCTGCTGACGGCCCCGGGCGAGTGCGTGATCGACCATGCCGCCGGCGTCGTTTACGCCTGGCCCGCTGACGGGCCCATCGACAAGCAGACGATGGTGCTGCCGACGGCGAAGCATGTGATCGAGGTTCGCGGCCGCGAGGGCGCCCCGGTTCGCAACGTTCATTTTGCGGACCTGGACATCGGCGTGGCCAACGAGCACGCGATGATGTTCGATGGCGTCGAGGACTGCTCGGTGCAGCGGTGCCGGGTTGAGAATGCGGGCCTGTGCGGGATCAGCATCCACGGCTATGCCCAGCGCGTCGTCGTGCGGGGCAACGAGATCCGCCGCCACGGCCAACACGGCGTGAACCTCTCGGGCCTGCGCGCGGGCCAGGCGGACGTGAACCACCACCATGAGATCGTCAACAATCACATTCACCACTGCGGCCGCCTGATCGGGCACGGGTACGGCGTGTCGATCAGCCAGAGCGGGCACAACCGGGTGCTGCACAATCACATTCACGACATGCCCCGCTACGCCACGACGATCAAGGGCACGCGCTACCAGGTGCTCAAGACGCAGGTGGCCGGCGTGACGTTCAAGAACCGCCACACGTTCCTGCACTCGCGGAACAACCTGATCGCGTACAACCACATCCACCACGTCAACCAGGACAGCCAGGACACCGGCGCGATGGAGTCGTGGGGCCCGGGGCGCGACAACGTCTACGACCACAACCTGATCCACGACGTGGGCGTCGGCGGCTTCAGCCACGACCTGCAGAGCGGGATGTACCTCGACGACGCGACGGATTATTTCACGCTCACCAACAACATCATCTACAACATCGGCGGCAAGACGCTGTGCCAGCCGATCTTCGTCAAGGGCATCGGCAACGTGATCGACAACAACGTCCTGATCGTCGCGGCCAACAACGACTGCGGAATCCGCTCGATGTTCATGGCCGACGAGCGCTGCGACCACCACGCCTACACGCACAACATCATCGTGCTGCAGAACCCCAAGGCGGTCCCCTACCACTTCTGGACCTGGAGCGACAACCGCGTGGCGGCCTCGGACCACAACGTCTTCTGGAACGCCGGCAAGGGCATCGCCATGGGCGGCGACACGCCCGCGAAAACCCTCGACGCCTGGAGGGCGCTGGGCGGCAAGGGCTTTGACAAACACAGCATCGTGGCCGATCCGCTGTTCGAAAACGCCGCCGCGCACGATTACCGCCTCAAGCCCAACTCGCCGGCACTGACGTTAGGCATCAAGTCGATCGACACCAGCGCGATCGGATTGCTGGCAGACTTCCCCGCGCGCCTCCGCGAAAAATGA
- a CDS encoding substrate-binding domain-containing protein, translating into MLVNMPLALAAAMRRYPVPTVSLSLLSPPGARTVLVDNKAAGRMAAESLLGRGFRHLAFVGGSGHPECKQRLEGFLQAARKGGAAVIEDAFLSSQRHDALALGRRIAALPRPLGIMGFSDGTARMVVDACGLAGLAVPEEIAVIGMGNDPVICESSSVPLSSVCVDYHQYGYQAARLLDDLMCRRRVVKRPVLIEPSGVAERQSTDILAVPDVRVARALRHIWQDYTNPRLGVGDIAAAAGMSVSALNNAFKLHLGTPVGWQIRHKRFSHAMDLLAGSQYKVHEIAAACGYRDEHHLRSTLQAQTGLSPRAWRKKNRDDAGGD; encoded by the coding sequence ATGCTGGTCAACATGCCCTTGGCGCTGGCTGCGGCCATGCGCAGGTATCCCGTGCCGACAGTGAGCCTCTCCCTGCTATCGCCGCCGGGAGCGCGAACGGTCCTGGTGGACAACAAGGCCGCCGGCAGGATGGCCGCCGAGTCTCTGCTGGGCCGCGGGTTCCGCCACCTGGCGTTTGTCGGGGGTTCAGGACATCCCGAATGCAAGCAGCGGCTGGAGGGATTCCTTCAAGCCGCCCGCAAAGGCGGAGCAGCGGTGATAGAAGATGCCTTCTTATCCTCGCAGCGCCACGATGCCCTGGCCCTGGGGCGGCGAATCGCCGCGCTGCCCCGGCCGCTGGGCATCATGGGATTCAGCGATGGGACAGCTCGCATGGTGGTTGATGCGTGCGGTCTTGCCGGGCTGGCCGTCCCGGAAGAGATCGCCGTGATCGGAATGGGAAACGATCCGGTCATCTGCGAATCGTCGTCTGTCCCACTTTCCAGCGTTTGCGTGGATTACCATCAGTACGGCTACCAGGCCGCCAGGCTGCTCGACGACCTGATGTGCCGCCGGCGCGTGGTGAAAAGACCGGTGCTGATCGAACCTTCCGGCGTGGCCGAGCGTCAGAGCACCGACATCCTGGCCGTGCCGGACGTGCGAGTCGCGCGGGCTTTGAGGCACATCTGGCAAGACTACACCAATCCGCGGCTGGGAGTGGGTGATATCGCCGCGGCGGCGGGGATGTCCGTTTCGGCGTTGAATAACGCTTTCAAGCTGCACCTGGGCACGCCGGTGGGCTGGCAGATCCGCCACAAGCGCTTCTCCCATGCGATGGACCTTCTGGCCGGCAGCCAATACAAGGTCCACGAGATCGCCGCCGCGTGCGGCTACCGTGATGAGCATCACCTGCGATCGACCCTGCAGGCGCAGACGGGCCTGTCGCCGCGGGCCTGGCGGAAGAAGAATCGCGATGACGCCGGCGGTGATTGA
- a CDS encoding metallophosphoesterase, which translates to MNRRVLLPLCLLMLTAVVAASGDAWAEPWKFVVMADSQSGGDDNDNGVGTRTLGAVAKDVATNVKPDLVLFAGDLVQGAGDEAGLESQLMTFRKTMAPVYDANIPVYAIRGSHDTGPNEYRPWGLAVWNKVFSGRYAMPTNGPDGEKGCTYSVKHKNAMFIGMDCYSALDTMTLNLPWVKKQLDTNTQPHVFSFSHTQIKRVEHTESLDNLPAIRNPLVAMLRAAGGRTYFCGHMHLANVTALNDTQADPQNKSLDDDFFQVICPPAGRKFYIWPAKYVGNPIPGLKPHLIINRHKRPGYTVVTVDGPAVDIKFMLQSGDKFEPLPAVKYSVKPTTQPAAAQPASPADAQAQPSR; encoded by the coding sequence ATGAACCGAAGGGTGCTCCTTCCGCTGTGTCTGTTGATGCTGACGGCCGTGGTGGCGGCATCCGGCGACGCCTGGGCCGAACCGTGGAAGTTCGTGGTGATGGCCGACAGCCAGTCCGGCGGCGACGATAACGACAACGGCGTCGGCACGCGCACGCTCGGGGCGGTGGCCAAAGACGTGGCGACCAACGTCAAACCGGATCTGGTCCTCTTCGCCGGCGACCTGGTGCAAGGGGCCGGCGACGAGGCGGGGCTCGAGTCGCAGTTGATGACGTTCCGCAAGACCATGGCGCCGGTGTATGACGCCAACATCCCCGTCTACGCCATCCGAGGCAGCCACGATACCGGCCCCAACGAGTACAGGCCCTGGGGCCTGGCGGTCTGGAACAAGGTGTTTTCCGGCCGCTACGCCATGCCCACCAACGGGCCCGACGGCGAGAAGGGCTGCACCTATTCGGTAAAGCACAAGAACGCAATGTTCATCGGGATGGACTGCTACTCGGCGCTGGACACGATGACGCTCAATCTGCCGTGGGTGAAAAAGCAGCTCGACACCAACACCCAGCCGCACGTGTTCTCCTTCTCGCACACGCAGATCAAGCGGGTCGAGCACACCGAATCGCTGGACAACTTGCCGGCGATCCGCAACCCGCTGGTGGCCATGCTCCGCGCGGCTGGGGGCCGGACGTATTTCTGCGGGCACATGCACCTGGCCAACGTGACGGCCCTGAACGACACCCAGGCCGACCCGCAGAACAAGAGTCTCGATGACGATTTCTTCCAGGTGATCTGCCCGCCGGCCGGTCGCAAGTTCTATATCTGGCCGGCCAAGTACGTCGGCAACCCCATCCCCGGTCTCAAGCCGCACCTGATCATCAACCGCCACAAGCGACCGGGCTACACCGTGGTGACCGTCGACGGACCGGCGGTTGACATCAAGTTCATGCTCCAGTCCGGCGACAAATTCGAACCCCTTCCGGCAGTGAAGTACTCAGTCAAACCCACAACTCAACCTGCCGCCGCCCAACCGGCGTCCCCTGCCGATGCACAAGCGCAGCCAAGCCGATAG